The following proteins come from a genomic window of Anaerobutyricum hallii:
- a CDS encoding sensor histidine kinase, whose translation MEKRKENARYLNQCFTMMVLLNCIIVLFLAFTIVLTQYRVAAAQEAQQFIETLKVMPERPEQKIIMVVFSLCFLCGIIYYKRRNEEEGKEKVLLWNVFEIIFLIFVLKELDMTYNGVIFLVVADMLTYVEDRKNKLIFLFISFLCYMVCSYNLVTMFIPLNSFETWVAFYDGATESLFLGVKTICEILNMILFLVYIVILMMKDRRERERIQLLNAQLQKANEQLHEFAQEKELMGETKERNRLAREIHDTLGHILTGISVGIDAVLVLMDIAPDKAKEQLEGIGDTARRGLQDVRRSVRKLKPDALERMSLNNAIHQMIEDMSKVTNTKIYFVSYMEELKFEADEEEVIYRIIQESTTNAIRHGKATEIWIRISEKDEELTIIISDNGCGCEDIKEGFGLKHIRERVELLNGEVNYQGLIGFTMIAKIPIRNKIMVEQDTKTHTEERKEYD comes from the coding sequence ATGGAAAAAAGAAAAGAGAATGCCAGATATCTGAATCAGTGTTTTACGATGATGGTATTACTTAACTGTATCATAGTTTTATTCCTTGCTTTTACTATTGTGCTGACCCAGTACAGAGTAGCTGCAGCGCAGGAAGCACAGCAGTTTATTGAAACACTTAAGGTAATGCCAGAAAGACCGGAACAGAAAATTATCATGGTCGTATTCTCATTATGTTTTTTATGCGGGATTATTTACTACAAAAGAAGAAATGAAGAAGAAGGAAAAGAGAAGGTTTTACTGTGGAATGTATTTGAAATTATTTTTCTGATCTTCGTATTGAAAGAGTTGGATATGACATATAATGGAGTGATCTTTCTTGTAGTAGCAGATATGCTTACTTATGTGGAAGACAGGAAGAATAAATTGATTTTTCTGTTTATTTCTTTTCTTTGTTATATGGTATGTAGTTATAATTTAGTTACAATGTTTATTCCTTTAAATTCATTTGAGACATGGGTGGCCTTTTATGATGGAGCAACAGAAAGCCTTTTTCTTGGAGTAAAGACCATATGTGAGATATTGAATATGATATTATTTCTTGTATACATTGTGATTCTTATGATGAAAGACAGGAGAGAACGGGAGAGGATACAGCTTTTAAATGCACAGCTTCAAAAGGCAAATGAACAGCTTCATGAATTTGCACAGGAGAAGGAGCTGATGGGAGAGACGAAGGAAAGAAATCGTCTTGCCAGAGAGATTCACGATACATTAGGTCATATTTTAACAGGAATATCCGTAGGAATCGATGCAGTACTTGTTCTCATGGATATTGCGCCGGATAAAGCAAAAGAACAGTTAGAAGGAATCGGAGATACTGCAAGAAGAGGTCTTCAGGATGTGCGACGCTCCGTCCGAAAGCTAAAGCCGGATGCGTTAGAGAGAATGTCATTAAATAATGCGATTCATCAGATGATAGAAGATATGTCAAAGGTAACAAATACGAAAATCTATTTTGTGTCCTATATGGAAGAACTGAAATTTGAAGCCGATGAAGAAGAGGTCATTTACCGCATTATTCAGGAAAGCACAACCAATGCGATACGACATGGAAAAGCAACAGAGATATGGATCCGTATCAGCGAAAAGGATGAGGAGCTAACGATTATTATCAGTGATAATGGCTGTGGATGTGAAGATATCAAGGAAGGCTTTGGATTAAAACATATAAGAGAAAGAGTAGAACTGTTAAATGGTGAAGTGAATTATCAGGGATTAATCGGATTTACAATGATAGCAAAGATTCCGATTCGAAATAAGATAATGGTAGAACAGGACACGAAAACACATACAGAAGAAAGGAAAGAATATGATTAA
- a CDS encoding response regulator transcription factor: MIKVLIADDQELIRESLKIVLGANEDMEVTGTAENGEEVLSQVKKEKPDVILMDIRMPGIDGVECTRLVKERYPDIYIIVLTTFDDDEYIFGALKYGASGYLLKGISMKNLAEAIRTVVSGKAMINPDITDKVVKLFNHMAQGSYSIQVDNALTEELTKTEWKVIQKIGCGMSNKEIASELALSEGTVRNYLSSVLSKLELRDRTQLAIWAVQTGAVNRYI; encoded by the coding sequence ATGATTAAAGTATTAATAGCAGACGATCAGGAATTAATTCGAGAAAGCTTAAAAATTGTTCTTGGGGCGAATGAGGATATGGAAGTAACCGGTACGGCGGAGAATGGGGAAGAGGTACTTTCTCAAGTTAAAAAGGAGAAGCCGGATGTTATTTTGATGGATATCCGTATGCCTGGAATTGACGGAGTAGAATGTACTCGTCTTGTAAAGGAAAGATATCCGGATATTTATATTATTGTTCTTACAACATTCGATGATGATGAATATATCTTTGGTGCCTTAAAATATGGAGCCAGCGGTTATCTTTTAAAAGGAATTTCCATGAAAAATCTTGCTGAAGCGATTCGAACAGTTGTGAGTGGAAAGGCTATGATTAATCCGGATATTACAGATAAGGTAGTAAAACTGTTTAATCATATGGCGCAAGGCAGCTATTCTATTCAGGTAGATAATGCACTGACAGAAGAACTTACAAAAACAGAATGGAAGGTTATTCAAAAAATCGGCTGTGGAATGTCTAATAAAGAAATCGCATCCGAACTGGCACTTTCCGAAGGGACAGTCAGAAATTATTTAAGTTCTGTTTTGAGCAAGCTTGAATTAAGGGATAGAACACAGCTTGCTATCTGGGCAGTGCAGACCGGTGCAGTCAACAGATACATATAA